The stretch of DNA CCTGGTGAAGTGCAGTGGCTGGCCTAGGGAGCgcaggcaaattgtttgcacctgagATCCCCAGGGAGCAGAAGGGGTGGAGCAAGAGTGGAGCCCCTGGGCTCAGGTAAGGGCCAGCCGCTGAAGGGAGGGCACCTCTTGTGCCTAGGctgcttcctgagaaggagAGTTATACAGCCAGAGAGCCCCTTCACCAGCTGGGTGAGCTCCACTTGTAGTTCTGTGTATAACTGTTGGCCTACCTGCAAATACTGTGCCTGGTGTCAccaagaacctgtcagaagcggtttctcttctttgtgagcagagcagcacgaTTTGTGCTGAGGTTGTAAGTTAAGGTTAATTAAATCCAACTATTTTATTCTAGCAAATATTTGTGAGGGTTGCTGTTAGCTCAGGCTTACGTGTAATATGCGTTTCCCAAGTCAAGTGAGACCAAACAAAATAATCCACTGAAgcatgtgtattttattttaaagtgttttaagATTATGAATAATGTATCGAAGGAGATGACACAATGAACATTACTGTTAGTAACTAAGAAACCTAGAGCTGTAGGAACTGTAATGATTTtggtataaatatttatctcagatataaatatttattgaagaaATATTAGTGTATTTCTTCAGCAAGCTCTTCCActtttcccactgaagtcaatcaAATCTGTATGCTGCTCTCCTTGTGATGCACATAGAGTTCTCTTGTGCTCTTATGGGAGTTattaaaaggataaaaatatcTGGAGAAGAGTTCAAagctgatttgtttttgttttttgtttttaattgctttctgtgtttgcatAGTTCAGAGGCTGGCAAATTGTGGAGTTCCTATCTCAACAAATGCTGGCATGTACTAGAATAAGTTCAGTTCCTGTACAGACTCATTTTTCTCTAACTGATTCAATAGGATTGAATGGCACCTTGCCAACATGCAGAAGTTCACTTTAAGGCAAGAGGAAGAGACTGGTGGTCTGAATTTGTGACTGAAATATCTAGGCTTCCTGCATCCACAGATCTGACTTCTCTGAGGGCAGACTGTCTGTCACTTTAAAGCATTATAGGTCATCACCACTCACTTTACTGCAGTTATGTAATGTCAGGTCTTCAGGTGGACAAGAATCTTGTAGAGCTTCATTGCAATATTTGGGACCTTACTTTAGGGAAAAACAATCTCCATTTCCTGCCTGTTGTCTTAAAGGGATTAAAATCTGTTGTATTCCTAGAGTCCATTTTGGAGATGTTAGTATGCATATATAATTGTAGGTTAATACTTATGGAGTCCTTAAATGAAAGGATTTGTACGAACAAATGTTGGTTTTTATTGTTCTGTGTTACAGGAGGGATTTGCAAACAGTGGGTGAAAGAAAAgtcaacattgtttttccattttcttggtGCAGAATCAGAGGTACACCTAGGACTAGTAGTCTAGGTGATGAGCTGCGCAGCCTGAACATACAGCTGTCCCAGTATGTTGTGGTGATTTTGTCACTTGATTTCAGATACAGTTTTAGTCTGCCTTCTTATTTGAAACTCCCATCTCCTGACTCATTTGATAAAGCCCTAGgcattctttcatttcagcacaCTGTCACATCCTAAGAGTCTTAGCATTTAATGGCTTGGCTTTTTTGTGGCCAGTTTGAGCTATATAACAATAATTTCATTAGCATTTTCTTTACCCTGAACAGTGTTTTGGAAACAACTGTAAATATCCCATGCAGTATGTAAGGAGAGCTGTTGTTCTTAGGGGAGttgtttttgcattgttttttttttccacagagccATGAAAACTACTTATATCTAAAACTATACGCAAATTGTTGAGTAGTGCTTGTCTTCAGTTTCTAACTGATCTGCTTAAAGTCTGGTAGAGTGAAATGAAGCCAACCAAGATTTTGCACATAGCTATCTCTATTTGAGTGTTCAAGTTTATACCTAGCAGAACATGCTCAGTGGAGTCTTCGGAATCAAAAGTATCTCAATAATATCATGCCCCCCAGCCACGTGGGAAGTCAGTAGAGAGAAAAACGTCTTTACTTTCACAAAAATTTTAGGCAAAAAACTAGGCaagagaaataaacaggaggatAAATTTAATCAATTTTTAGGCAAGAGACTAACAGATGATATCTTAGCTAGGCTGGGCCACAGGGAGGCAGCGGACTTCCTTATGAGTGAGGTTTGGCTGGCAGGTCAGGCCCTCAGTTCCCCACAGAGGGAAGTCACCTATGACATCAACCCTTCTACAGGCACTTGGGCAGATGAGGTAGGCAGGGAGGGGATTTGTTCTTTGCCCTTAGCAGAAATctgcttccatttccttctgtctcttcAGTCCCCTCCTTTTGCCAAGTGGCAAAAGTGAGGGATCCTTTGTTTCCTGCACTGCAGGTAGCTGACTCACCTATCTCAGGGATGGTAGAGCATGATTCCACCAGTCCATCTCTAATGCTCCTCATACTACCCACCTCCTTACAAAGCTctgtccccaggctgagcagttcTACCTGTGCACAGCTTCCATGGGTGCActcactgctgccatctgacaCAGACACAAAGCTCTGGCATACCCTGCAGCGTGAGGACTTCATGATCCCATATTCCCTGGGGAGCTCCATCTGAGAAGCTGTGTTGGTTCCTGTGGCCAGAGAGGACTCAAGTGACACAGAGGCCGTGGCTTTCTGCAGGCAGATGCTATGACTAGAATGCCTTTTGAGTGGGTGACaagtgctgctggaggtggccATTACATCATTCTCCCTGTGCACCCTCCTGCCTACTGCCACGCCAGGCCCTGACTGCTCATCCTTGTGGCAGTGCTCCCTGGGGCAGCCTCTGTACATGTGTGTTATGAACTGCCTCTggctcctcagctgctctctgaGACCTTCTGGCACCTGTTGAGTCTTTGCACTCACGTGGGTCTACCCTGGTTCAGGAAACCTCCTGTGCACTGACATCACCACTGCAAAATGTGCCTGGGTCAGAGCTGAGTGCCACAGTATAGTTTTACTTAATATGAAAGGTTAAAGTGTGCTGAGTAGGCATCAGTAAAGAACAAGAAACATCAACAGACGTTTCACAATTGATAAAACAAAGATTCACTAcaataaaacatgaagaaagaagaaCTCTGCTCGGTACAAAGCTATCAGAACAAAATCAGAGATCAGTAGAAAATGGGAAAGCACTGATCACATTCCCATCTTCAGTCTCCACTGTATCATAAACCCACTTCCTATTGCAGCGACATTCTGGCCCGCACTTATTTGAGTTGCATTTGGGGCAAGGATAGAAACAACCCAGGCAGTTCTTGTCCAGGCAGTCACACAAATCAATATTACTCCCAAGCAGCTGGCCATGACTGTCATACTTCTTCAGAATTCTGCAAGAGCAAAAAAATAGCGATTCTTGGAGAGTTTTTTGACACTTTTAAAGACTAAACCCAGCAAATGTGGAAAACATCTGTCCAGGAACAAGTATTTCCTCTTCAACACCCTTGCAGCTCAATCAAAACACCAGCTTTAGATGCTAATTGAAATAGGcactgttattaaaaatgaagaagtcaaAATTCTCTTAAGTCACACAGAAAAAGCTAATTTTCCCTGTGCAGATTTCATATGTAATAAGATGTCTCTGAAAACTACTAATGCTTTTATTCATTCCATTTATATTCAGTAAACAGCATGCtaaccatttttaaaagcaaaatatgtaCTAAATTAACACATCTTACTTGGGCTTCTTAAAATAGTCTTGGTTCATCTGTGACATGcgtgctttttttctctgctctctaGTTTCAGGATTGAAGTTAGCTACCTGAGGTCCTGGATTTTGAAAAACTAAGTGTTTTAGTTCCTTGTGAACTTTTtgctacagaaacaaacaaacaaaaacacaaaagagcAAGGTTATATTTTTTGTAACTAGAGCAAGCTATTAGCTACCAAATGCCCTCACTGGCTTCCAAATggcattaaaatta from Numida meleagris isolate 19003 breed g44 Domestic line chromosome Z, NumMel1.0, whole genome shotgun sequence encodes:
- the ARL14EPL gene encoding ARL14 effector protein-like encodes the protein MSDLVEENKKNSAAQETPAEESVCSAEDSMTPQQLQKVHKELKHLVFQNPGPQVANFNPETREQRKKARMSQMNQDYFKKPKILKKYDSHGQLLGSNIDLCDCLDKNCLGCFYPCPKCNSNKCGPECRCNRKWVYDTVETEDGNVISAFPFSTDL